One Tenebrio molitor chromosome 2, icTenMoli1.1, whole genome shotgun sequence genomic region harbors:
- the LOC138124717 gene encoding transcriptional regulator ATRX homolog isoform X3, with product MAPPREPSRNVLSNVLMDLRYMVQCTFVKCDEYLKKLEEPYITSVETAEKVRNLLNNIKYNVTEFMETVDAVCDNQTPAQKIQNSKFTTPKKKINLSLRRNGDNTQDTDVDVTSSESEEYNRTVKRLPEIGEPSGISAKDVVTNGNADATDFLSDSDSQKSIPAANFEACSSLVDDPPDCEVTHKIEKSSNESTGDANGPGEIKEEEEEKHEELKDASKNTSFDFDDSHDAKSASSETSDQQQKDNYELLELLNKVTDDVDDATTERDADEALQLLEDEISLASFTDSDETTHSLWQLSDNDLDGSTESEESGSESSNESEGNVSDVEDNDDEEQEDQLESCRDFKINLNRRVDEMDESEIDRLCDLHNLNKRKCLKALGSGRKKRKRIRLLSTSSSSSEEPSENSTTPDLIMDTEERPSTPNDIEPSDAVAVLADELADKLSDERVEISSDSEMDVDDRPKTKKKSEEIVRKEEEEIYEIKSDDEVQEEVQGKTLKKRASWRDDPLLGSLWTDSDDSDSGIPEVKKSDSGDDKDRKSPPKVSNETTVISDSSDTSSDSDDVTFVDEVTDGVKGRRNIRSILSDDELSEMSQLAKKEEKERVTRLKEHTKTIESIRSQNEDFVLDADVKTGEPLVTVRAELATMLKPHQKTGVQFMWQACYESVAILKEKPGTGCILAHCMGLGKTLQVVTLVYTLFAHPVTNTRHVLIICPLSTVINWKNEFKKALKQLTRRVDTPIYCLIKADLSGKIKVVINWRRTGGVLIMGYDTFQIITNEKTASKVSADEKKAALEALIDPGPDLVVCDEGHMLKNGKTLKTQAVMRVKTKRRIVLTGTPLQNNLKEYYFMVQFVKPHLLGTYQEYMNRFATPIMNGQYHDSRPEDIKLMKKRTHVLTNLLKKTINRVEAKTLSTYLPEITDYTIFIKLTPIQVALYTKFIDMVTSQNDLSAVFFHVTRVTNFNNLHPYTLQLYYNKPKPKKKKKTWGEDELDQENNNESHIRDDWYKDLLPEDVATNVDYSAKLKVVMDIIREAANKNEKVLVFAQHLVELDLLEHFLTAQGTNWIPFVDYYRMDGETSVENREQLCTNFNNNPAAKLFLLTHRVGGLGLNLTGANRVVLIGSNHNPSHDTQSMYRVYRFGQSKKCYVYRLLSIGTMEEKIYRRCVVKLAMSGTVVDKYHFDRHYKSNDLQEMYKYNFDEFDERPIPVVPSDWLLVTLLRSSNDIYNYHLHNALLENRPEEELTDEDKKLAWEEFNNMEETAKNVAVSTSVVHAPPPLLLNLSYPFNRFGQYCGTRNNVQNMVPNPVNNNTKGFFPRAIVSQIRRPSANNQTARPQTSGLNRTTLMNNPFSLLVQNVPQTSGGNVNGSAPNGTNMTRASFDGYDRFRSPVPGSDRLQNFVKALQERRAQSSPTGAPQTSEFNYALNKVVR from the exons ATGGCTCCACCACGTGAGCCATCAAGGAATGTGCTTTCCAACGTGTTAATGGACTTAAGGTACATGGTACAGTGCACCTTTGTTAAATGTGATGAGTATCTGAAGAAACTCGAAGAACCCTACATAACTTCTGTGGAAACCGCTGAAAAAGTGCGTAATTTGCTCAACAATATTAAATATAATGTGACAGAATTCATGGAAACAGTTGATGCTGTTTGTGATAATCAGACACCTGcacaaaaaatccaaaattcgAAGTTCACTACtcccaaaaagaaaattaaccTTAGTTTAAGAAGAAATGGTGACAACACCCAAGACACTGATGTGGATGTAACAAGTTCAGAAAGTGAAG AGTATAACAGGACGGTAAAACGGCTCCCAGAAATTGGGGAACCCTCAGGGATCAGTGCCAAAGACGTCGTCACAAATGGTAACGCAGACGCGACTGATTTTTTGAGCGACTCTGACAGTCAAAAATCAATTCCTGCAGCTAATTTTGAAGCTTGCAGTAGTTTAGTAGATg ACCCCCCAGATTGCGAGGTGACTCATAAGATAGAAAAGAGTTCGAATGAGTCAACTGGAGATGCTAATGGCCCTGGTGAAATAAAAGAAGAAGAGGAAGAAAAACATGAAGAATTGAAAGATGCCTCAAAAAACACGAGTTTCGATTTTGACGATTCACACg ATGCAAAGAGCGCGTCTTCGGAGACGTCAGACCAACAGCAAAAGGACAACTACGAGCTTCTAGAATTACTGAACAAAGTGACCGACGATGTAGATGATGCTACGACCGAAAGAGACGCCGACGAAGCTTTGCAACTCCTCGAGGACGAAATTTCGTTGGCGAGCTTCACCGATTCTGACGAAACCAC GCACAGTTTGTGGCAGTTGTCGGACAACGACCTTGACGGATCTACGGAGAGCGAGGAGAGCGGTAGCGAGAGCAGTAATGAAAGCGAGGGTAACGTTTCGGATGTCGAGGATAACGACGATGAAGAACAAGAGGACCAATTGGAGAGTTGTAgagatttcaaaattaatttgaatcgTCGAGTCGATGAAATGGACGAGTCGGAGATCGACAG GTTGTGCGACCTTCACAATCTCAACAAGAGGAAGTGCCTCAAAGCGTTGGGCAGTGGCAGGAAGAAGCGAAAGCGAATCAGGTTGTTGAGTActtcgtcgtcgtcgtcggaggaACCTTCGGAGAATTCCACCACTCCGGATCTCATCATGGACACCGAAGAGCGACCTTCGACGCCCAACGATATCGAGCCTTCGGATGCAGTCGCGGTTTTAGCTGACGAATTAGCCGACAAATTGAGCGACGAAAGGGTAGAAATAAGCTCGGACAGCGAGATGGACGTCGACGACCGACCGAAAACGAAAAAGAAGTCGGAAGAAATCGTGCGGAAGGAGGAAGAAGAGATCTATGAAATCAAGAGCGACGACGAAGTGCAGGAGGAGGTGCAAGGGAAGACTCTGAAGAAGAGGGCCAGTTGGAGAGACGACCCTCTTTTGGGGTCTCTGTGGACCGACAGCGACGACTCAGATTCGGGAATTCCTGAAGTGAAGAAGTCGGATTCGGGCGACGACAAAGACAGGAAGAGTCCTCCGAAAGTGAGCAACGAGACCACCGTGATCAGCGATTCGTCGGACACGAGTTCCGACAGTGATGACGTCACTTT TGTCGACGAGGTCACCGATGGGGTGAAAGGTCGCCGAAACATCAGATCCATCCTGAGCGACGACGAGCTCAGCGAGATGAGTCAGTTGGCGAAAAAGGAGGAAAAGGAGAGAGTCACCAGACTCAAAGAGCACACCAAGACG ATCGAGTCGATCCGGTCCCAGAACGAGGACTTCGTCTTGGACGCTGACGTCAAGACTGGAGAGCCTTTGGTCACCGTGCGCGCCGAGCTGGCCACGATGCTCAAACCCCACCAAAAGACTGGAGTGCAGTTCATGTGGCAGGCTTGCTACGAGAGCGTCGCCATCCTCAAGGAAAAACCGGGAACCGGGTGCATCCTGGCGCACTGCATGGGCTTGGGGAAGACCCTCCAGGTCGTCACCCTGGTCTACACCCTCTTCGCCCACCCCGTCACCAACACGCGACACGTCCTGATAATATGTCCCCTGTCGACGGTCATCAACTGGAAGAACGAGTTCAAGAAGGCGTTGAAACAGTTGACTCGCCGCGTAGACACTCCCATCTACTGCTTAAT AAAAGCGGACCTCAGCGGGAAAATAAAAGTCGTCATCAACTGGCGGCGCACCGGCGGCGTCCTCATCATGGGCTACGACACTTTCCAGATTATTACCAACGAGAAGACCGCCTCGAAGGTCTCCGCCGACGAGAAGAAAGCCGCGCTGGAGGCCCTCATCGACCCCGGACCGGATCTCGTGGTGTGCGACGAGGGCCACATGTTGAAAAACGGCAAAACGCTCAAGACGCAAGCGGTGATGagagtcaaaacgaaacggcGAATCGTTCTGACAGGGACGCCATTACAGAATAATCTCAAAGAGT ATTATTTCATGGTGCAGTTTGTTAAACCGCACCTGTTGGGGACGTACCAGGAGTACATGAATAGATTCGCCACTCCAATAATGAACGGACAGTACCACGATTCCAGACCCGAGGACATAAAATTGATGAAGAAGAGGACGCACGTCCTCACCAATTTGCTCAAAAAGACCATCAAC AGGGTCGAGGCCAAAACCTTGTCGACGTACCTGCCGGAAATAACAGACTACACCATCTTCATAAAGCTGACTCCCATCCAGGTGGCGCTGTACACGAAGTTCATCGACATGGTAACGAGCCAAAACGATCTGAGCGCTGTGTTCTTCCACGTGACTCGAGTCACCAATTTCAATAATTTGCACCCCTACACCCTGCAACTATAC TACAACAAGCCCAAGccgaagaagaaaaagaagacgTGGGGGGAAGACGAGTTGGATCAAGAGAACAACAACGAGAGTCACATCAGGGACGACTGGTACAAAGATCTGCTTCCGGAAGATGTCGCCACGAACGTCGACTACAGCGCCAAGCTGAAAGTGGTGATGGACATAATCAGAGAGGCGGCGAACAAAAACGAGAAAGT ATTGGTGTTTGCCCAACACCTCGTCGAGTTGGACCTTCTGGAGCACTTCCTGACCGCGCAAGGAACCAACTGGATACCCTTCGTGGATTATTACAGGATGGACGGAGAGACGTCGGTGGAGAACCGCGAACAGTTGTGCACAAACTTCAACAACAACCCCGCCGCTAAACTCTTCCTGTTGACTCACAGGGTCGGCGGGTTGGGTCTGAATTTGACTGGCGCCAATCGAGTCGTTTTGATCGGCTCGAACCACAACCCCAGTCACGACACCCAGAGCATGTACAGGGTGTACCGGTTCGGACAGTCGAAGAAATGCTACGTCTACAGATTGCTgtcaatt GGGACCATGGAGGAGAAGATTTACAGGAGGTGCGTGGTCAAGTTGGCCATGTCGGGGACCGTCGTGGACAAGTACCACTTCGACCGGCACTACAAGTCCAACGATCTGCAAGAGATGTACAAATATAACTTCGACGAGTTCGACGAGAGGCCCATTCCAGTGGTACCGAGCGATTGGCTGTTGGTGACGCTGCTGAGGAGCAGCAACGACATCTACAACTACCACTTGCACAACGCGTTGCTCGAGAACCGTCCCGAGGAGGAGTTGACCGACGAAGACAAGAAGTTGGCGTGGGAGGAGTTCAACAACATGGAGGAGACCGCGA AAAACGTAGCAGTTTCCACGTCCGTAGTGCACGCCCCACCCCCGCTCCTTTTAAATTTGTCGTACCCGTTTAACCGATTCGGGCAGTACTGTGGCACGA GAAACAACGTCCAGAACATGGTGCCGAATCCTGTCAACAACAACACCAAAGGCTTCTTTCC GCGCGCCATCGTCTCGCAGATCAGACGCCCCAGCGCCAACAATCAAACCGCCAGGCCTCAAACGTCGGGACTGAACCGCACCACGCTGATGAACAACCCGTTTTCGCTTCTGGTGCAAAACGTGCCTCAAACCAGCGGTGGGAACGTTAACGGTTCAGCGCCCAACGGTACCAACATGACCAGAGCAAGTTTTGACGGTTACGACAGATTTAGATCGCCGGTTCCTGGCTCTGACAGACTGCAGAATTTCGTAAAGGCGCTGCAGGAGCGCAGGGCGCAGAGTAGCCCCACGGGGGCGCCCCAAACCAGCGAGTTCAACTACGCGTTAAATAAAGTCGTGAGGTGA
- the LOC138124717 gene encoding transcriptional regulator ATRX homolog isoform X1: MAPPREPSRNVLSNVLMDLRYMVQCTFVKCDEYLKKLEEPYITSVETAEKVRNLLNNIKYNVTEFMETVDAVCDNQTPAQKIQNSKFTTPKKKINLSLRRNGDNTQDTDVDVTSSESEEYNRTVKRLPEIGEPSGISAKDVVTNGNADATDFLSDSDSQKSIPAANFEACSSLVDDPPDCEVTHKIEKSSNESTGDANGPGEIKEEEEEKHEELKDASKNTSFDFDDSHEDSGGQPEKGEDAKSASSETSDQQQKDNYELLELLNKVTDDVDDATTERDADEALQLLEDEISLASFTDSDETTHSLWQLSDNDLDGSTESEESGSESSNESEGNVSDVEDNDDEEQEDQLESCRDFKINLNRRVDEMDESEIDRLCDLHNLNKRKCLKALGSGRKKRKRIRLLSTSSSSSEEPSENSTTPDLIMDTEERPSTPNDIEPSDAVAVLADELADKLSDERVEISSDSEMDVDDRPKTKKKSEEIVRKEEEEIYEIKSDDEVQEEVQGKTLKKRASWRDDPLLGSLWTDSDDSDSGIPEVKKSDSGDDKDRKSPPKVSNETTVISDSSDTSSDSDDVTFVDEVTDGVKGRRNIRSILSDDELSEMSQLAKKEEKERVTRLKEHTKTIESIRSQNEDFVLDADVKTGEPLVTVRAELATMLKPHQKTGVQFMWQACYESVAILKEKPGTGCILAHCMGLGKTLQVVTLVYTLFAHPVTNTRHVLIICPLSTVINWKNEFKKALKQLTRRVDTPIYCLIKADLSGKIKVVINWRRTGGVLIMGYDTFQIITNEKTASKVSADEKKAALEALIDPGPDLVVCDEGHMLKNGKTLKTQAVMRVKTKRRIVLTGTPLQNNLKEYYFMVQFVKPHLLGTYQEYMNRFATPIMNGQYHDSRPEDIKLMKKRTHVLTNLLKKTINRVEAKTLSTYLPEITDYTIFIKLTPIQVALYTKFIDMVTSQNDLSAVFFHVTRVTNFNNLHPYTLQLYYNKPKPKKKKKTWGEDELDQENNNESHIRDDWYKDLLPEDVATNVDYSAKLKVVMDIIREAANKNEKVLVFAQHLVELDLLEHFLTAQGTNWIPFVDYYRMDGETSVENREQLCTNFNNNPAAKLFLLTHRVGGLGLNLTGANRVVLIGSNHNPSHDTQSMYRVYRFGQSKKCYVYRLLSIGTMEEKIYRRCVVKLAMSGTVVDKYHFDRHYKSNDLQEMYKYNFDEFDERPIPVVPSDWLLVTLLRSSNDIYNYHLHNALLENRPEEELTDEDKKLAWEEFNNMEETAKNVAVSTSVVHAPPPLLLNLSYPFNRFGQYCGTRNNVQNMVPNPVNNNTKGFFPRAIVSQIRRPSANNQTARPQTSGLNRTTLMNNPFSLLVQNVPQTSGGNVNGSAPNGTNMTRASFDGYDRFRSPVPGSDRLQNFVKALQERRAQSSPTGAPQTSEFNYALNKVVR, from the exons ATGGCTCCACCACGTGAGCCATCAAGGAATGTGCTTTCCAACGTGTTAATGGACTTAAGGTACATGGTACAGTGCACCTTTGTTAAATGTGATGAGTATCTGAAGAAACTCGAAGAACCCTACATAACTTCTGTGGAAACCGCTGAAAAAGTGCGTAATTTGCTCAACAATATTAAATATAATGTGACAGAATTCATGGAAACAGTTGATGCTGTTTGTGATAATCAGACACCTGcacaaaaaatccaaaattcgAAGTTCACTACtcccaaaaagaaaattaaccTTAGTTTAAGAAGAAATGGTGACAACACCCAAGACACTGATGTGGATGTAACAAGTTCAGAAAGTGAAG AGTATAACAGGACGGTAAAACGGCTCCCAGAAATTGGGGAACCCTCAGGGATCAGTGCCAAAGACGTCGTCACAAATGGTAACGCAGACGCGACTGATTTTTTGAGCGACTCTGACAGTCAAAAATCAATTCCTGCAGCTAATTTTGAAGCTTGCAGTAGTTTAGTAGATg ACCCCCCAGATTGCGAGGTGACTCATAAGATAGAAAAGAGTTCGAATGAGTCAACTGGAGATGCTAATGGCCCTGGTGAAATAAAAGAAGAAGAGGAAGAAAAACATGAAGAATTGAAAGATGCCTCAAAAAACACGAGTTTCGATTTTGACGATTCACACg AAGATTCAGGCGGTCAACCAGAGAAAGGCGAAG ATGCAAAGAGCGCGTCTTCGGAGACGTCAGACCAACAGCAAAAGGACAACTACGAGCTTCTAGAATTACTGAACAAAGTGACCGACGATGTAGATGATGCTACGACCGAAAGAGACGCCGACGAAGCTTTGCAACTCCTCGAGGACGAAATTTCGTTGGCGAGCTTCACCGATTCTGACGAAACCAC GCACAGTTTGTGGCAGTTGTCGGACAACGACCTTGACGGATCTACGGAGAGCGAGGAGAGCGGTAGCGAGAGCAGTAATGAAAGCGAGGGTAACGTTTCGGATGTCGAGGATAACGACGATGAAGAACAAGAGGACCAATTGGAGAGTTGTAgagatttcaaaattaatttgaatcgTCGAGTCGATGAAATGGACGAGTCGGAGATCGACAG GTTGTGCGACCTTCACAATCTCAACAAGAGGAAGTGCCTCAAAGCGTTGGGCAGTGGCAGGAAGAAGCGAAAGCGAATCAGGTTGTTGAGTActtcgtcgtcgtcgtcggaggaACCTTCGGAGAATTCCACCACTCCGGATCTCATCATGGACACCGAAGAGCGACCTTCGACGCCCAACGATATCGAGCCTTCGGATGCAGTCGCGGTTTTAGCTGACGAATTAGCCGACAAATTGAGCGACGAAAGGGTAGAAATAAGCTCGGACAGCGAGATGGACGTCGACGACCGACCGAAAACGAAAAAGAAGTCGGAAGAAATCGTGCGGAAGGAGGAAGAAGAGATCTATGAAATCAAGAGCGACGACGAAGTGCAGGAGGAGGTGCAAGGGAAGACTCTGAAGAAGAGGGCCAGTTGGAGAGACGACCCTCTTTTGGGGTCTCTGTGGACCGACAGCGACGACTCAGATTCGGGAATTCCTGAAGTGAAGAAGTCGGATTCGGGCGACGACAAAGACAGGAAGAGTCCTCCGAAAGTGAGCAACGAGACCACCGTGATCAGCGATTCGTCGGACACGAGTTCCGACAGTGATGACGTCACTTT TGTCGACGAGGTCACCGATGGGGTGAAAGGTCGCCGAAACATCAGATCCATCCTGAGCGACGACGAGCTCAGCGAGATGAGTCAGTTGGCGAAAAAGGAGGAAAAGGAGAGAGTCACCAGACTCAAAGAGCACACCAAGACG ATCGAGTCGATCCGGTCCCAGAACGAGGACTTCGTCTTGGACGCTGACGTCAAGACTGGAGAGCCTTTGGTCACCGTGCGCGCCGAGCTGGCCACGATGCTCAAACCCCACCAAAAGACTGGAGTGCAGTTCATGTGGCAGGCTTGCTACGAGAGCGTCGCCATCCTCAAGGAAAAACCGGGAACCGGGTGCATCCTGGCGCACTGCATGGGCTTGGGGAAGACCCTCCAGGTCGTCACCCTGGTCTACACCCTCTTCGCCCACCCCGTCACCAACACGCGACACGTCCTGATAATATGTCCCCTGTCGACGGTCATCAACTGGAAGAACGAGTTCAAGAAGGCGTTGAAACAGTTGACTCGCCGCGTAGACACTCCCATCTACTGCTTAAT AAAAGCGGACCTCAGCGGGAAAATAAAAGTCGTCATCAACTGGCGGCGCACCGGCGGCGTCCTCATCATGGGCTACGACACTTTCCAGATTATTACCAACGAGAAGACCGCCTCGAAGGTCTCCGCCGACGAGAAGAAAGCCGCGCTGGAGGCCCTCATCGACCCCGGACCGGATCTCGTGGTGTGCGACGAGGGCCACATGTTGAAAAACGGCAAAACGCTCAAGACGCAAGCGGTGATGagagtcaaaacgaaacggcGAATCGTTCTGACAGGGACGCCATTACAGAATAATCTCAAAGAGT ATTATTTCATGGTGCAGTTTGTTAAACCGCACCTGTTGGGGACGTACCAGGAGTACATGAATAGATTCGCCACTCCAATAATGAACGGACAGTACCACGATTCCAGACCCGAGGACATAAAATTGATGAAGAAGAGGACGCACGTCCTCACCAATTTGCTCAAAAAGACCATCAAC AGGGTCGAGGCCAAAACCTTGTCGACGTACCTGCCGGAAATAACAGACTACACCATCTTCATAAAGCTGACTCCCATCCAGGTGGCGCTGTACACGAAGTTCATCGACATGGTAACGAGCCAAAACGATCTGAGCGCTGTGTTCTTCCACGTGACTCGAGTCACCAATTTCAATAATTTGCACCCCTACACCCTGCAACTATAC TACAACAAGCCCAAGccgaagaagaaaaagaagacgTGGGGGGAAGACGAGTTGGATCAAGAGAACAACAACGAGAGTCACATCAGGGACGACTGGTACAAAGATCTGCTTCCGGAAGATGTCGCCACGAACGTCGACTACAGCGCCAAGCTGAAAGTGGTGATGGACATAATCAGAGAGGCGGCGAACAAAAACGAGAAAGT ATTGGTGTTTGCCCAACACCTCGTCGAGTTGGACCTTCTGGAGCACTTCCTGACCGCGCAAGGAACCAACTGGATACCCTTCGTGGATTATTACAGGATGGACGGAGAGACGTCGGTGGAGAACCGCGAACAGTTGTGCACAAACTTCAACAACAACCCCGCCGCTAAACTCTTCCTGTTGACTCACAGGGTCGGCGGGTTGGGTCTGAATTTGACTGGCGCCAATCGAGTCGTTTTGATCGGCTCGAACCACAACCCCAGTCACGACACCCAGAGCATGTACAGGGTGTACCGGTTCGGACAGTCGAAGAAATGCTACGTCTACAGATTGCTgtcaatt GGGACCATGGAGGAGAAGATTTACAGGAGGTGCGTGGTCAAGTTGGCCATGTCGGGGACCGTCGTGGACAAGTACCACTTCGACCGGCACTACAAGTCCAACGATCTGCAAGAGATGTACAAATATAACTTCGACGAGTTCGACGAGAGGCCCATTCCAGTGGTACCGAGCGATTGGCTGTTGGTGACGCTGCTGAGGAGCAGCAACGACATCTACAACTACCACTTGCACAACGCGTTGCTCGAGAACCGTCCCGAGGAGGAGTTGACCGACGAAGACAAGAAGTTGGCGTGGGAGGAGTTCAACAACATGGAGGAGACCGCGA AAAACGTAGCAGTTTCCACGTCCGTAGTGCACGCCCCACCCCCGCTCCTTTTAAATTTGTCGTACCCGTTTAACCGATTCGGGCAGTACTGTGGCACGA GAAACAACGTCCAGAACATGGTGCCGAATCCTGTCAACAACAACACCAAAGGCTTCTTTCC GCGCGCCATCGTCTCGCAGATCAGACGCCCCAGCGCCAACAATCAAACCGCCAGGCCTCAAACGTCGGGACTGAACCGCACCACGCTGATGAACAACCCGTTTTCGCTTCTGGTGCAAAACGTGCCTCAAACCAGCGGTGGGAACGTTAACGGTTCAGCGCCCAACGGTACCAACATGACCAGAGCAAGTTTTGACGGTTACGACAGATTTAGATCGCCGGTTCCTGGCTCTGACAGACTGCAGAATTTCGTAAAGGCGCTGCAGGAGCGCAGGGCGCAGAGTAGCCCCACGGGGGCGCCCCAAACCAGCGAGTTCAACTACGCGTTAAATAAAGTCGTGAGGTGA